A DNA window from Acropora palmata chromosome 12, jaAcrPala1.3, whole genome shotgun sequence contains the following coding sequences:
- the LOC141859713 gene encoding cytochrome b-c1 complex subunit 7-like, with protein sequence MASMGPKVVKQLSFFQKIKYAFTNWYIYACGYRQLGLRAEDLIMDDVPDVAEAVKRLPRHEQDLRSFRLKRACDLTMKHIILPKDQWTKPEEDISYLFPYIDLVKKERLEREKWDHQ encoded by the exons ATGGCGTCCATGGGGCCGAAAGTCGTGAAGCAGTTATCCTTCTTTCAGAAGATTAAATACGCCTTTACAAATTGGTATATTTATGCCTGTGGCTATAGACAACTTG GCCTCCGTGCTGAGGATTTAATAATGGATGATGTTCCAGATGTTGCAGAGGCTGTAAAACGTCTTCCTCGTCATGAGCAAGATCTTAGATCATTCCGATTGAAGAGAGCATGCGACTTGACAATGAAACATATCATTCTCCCCAAGGATCAGTGGACAAAACCAGAAGAG GACATATCCTATTTGTTTCCATATATTGATCTTGTCAAGAAAGAGAGACTGGAGCGGGAAAAGTGGGACCATCAATAA
- the LOC141859712 gene encoding ras-related protein Rab-38-like gives MAAESPAGKKEFLFKVLVIGDLGVGKTSIIKRYVHQFFSVHYRATIGVDFALKVINWDTDTLIRLQLWDIAGQERFGNMTRVYYKEAVGAFIVFDVTRASTFEAVQKWKNDLDNKVILPNGSPVPVVLLANKCDQAKEGLVNNASQMDEYCSDRGFLGWFETSAKEDINISEAAKYLVSKILENEKANNFLASTQRDLDSIVLKSNISSPETNASRNTSTVEPQKSGCCS, from the exons ATGGCTGCG GAATCTCCAGCGGGGAAGAAGGAATTCTTGTTTAAAGTTCTTGTGATTGGTGATCTTGGAGTTGGAAAGACCAGTATTATAAAGCGATACGTTCACCAATTCTTTTCTGTACACTACAGGGCCACAAT TGGAGTGGATTTTGCACTCAAGGTCATCAACTGGGACACAGACACATTGATTCGTCTGCAGTTATGGGATATTGCAG GTCAAGAGAGATTTGGAAACATGACACGG GTTTATTATAAAGAAGCTGTGGGAGCCTTTATTGTGTTTGATGTCACCAGAGCATCCACATTTGAAGCAGTCCAGAAATGGAAGAATGATTTAGATAACAAAGTCATTCTTCCAAATGGCTCTCCTGTCCCAGTGGTACTTTTAGCAAACAAG TGTGATCAAGCGAAGGAGGGTCTAGTTAATAATGCAAGTCAGATGGATGAATACTGTTCAGATAGAGGATTTCTTGGGTGGTTTGAAACATCAGCGAAAGAGGATATCAATATTTCCGAAGCAGCAAAATATCTTGTGTCAAAG aTTTTGGAGAATGAAAAAGCtaataattttcttgccaGCACACAAAGGGACCTGGACTCTATAGTGTTAAAAAGTAATATTTCCTCTCCAGAaacaaatgcttctagaaATACTTCCACTGTTGAACCACAGAAAAGTGGCTGCTGCTcttga